Genomic DNA from Manihot esculenta cultivar AM560-2 chromosome 15, M.esculenta_v8, whole genome shotgun sequence:
cTATACCTTAATGGCTTTCCGGATAGACCCTAAACTTCCGGACTGCTAGCAACAGAGCATACGCCACCTTTTCAATGTTCAGGTATCTAGGATCGACACCCttaagtaccttgctgacgtaaaatACCGGCTTTTGTTCTCCTTCATCTACCCTTACCAACACTGCACTGATCGCTTGTtcagaggctgccaagtatatcagaagttcctcTCCTTCCACGGGGCTACTGAGTATATGGGGGGAGCTGAGGTAGCCTTTAAGCTCTTTGAAAGCCTCTCGGCAGTCTTCCGTCCATTCAAAGTTTGGTACCTTCCTCAACTTCTTAAAGAATGGCAAGCATTTCTCTGCCGACCTAGACATAAAGCGATTtaacgccactactctcccagttagtctctgaacatccctaacacaggttggctctggcatattcagtatgGCTTCTATTTTCTCTggattgggctcgatgcctttcccgctcaccatgtatcccaggaactttcctcctctgatgaagaaagcacactttgctgggttcagcctcattctatACTATTCGAACACATCAAATACCTCCCTCAGATCTATCATATGCTGCTGGAAAGTggggcttttgaccaccatatcatctacatacacctctgcatttctgccgatctgatctttgaagaccttgttcatcagtctttgatatgttgccccagtGTTTTTCAGCCCGAAGGGCATGGCTTTATAGCAATAAGTCCCTTCTTCTGTTATGaatgaggtcttttcttcatctgACCTGTCCATGGGGATTTGGTGAtagccagacatagcatccaaagaagacatgtaatcgaaaccggccgtagagtcgaccattttattaatatcagggaggggataacaatcttttggaCAGGCCTgattcaggtcggtaaaatctatgcacatcctatatttgccattggcttttttgactaatacaggatttgctaaccactgagggtacatgacttccctaataaagtctgcctcttctaacttctgcacttcctccctgatggcctgttgcttctcctTTCCTATcaccctcttcttctgttttACCGGTCTGGCGTCGGGGAAGACGTTTAgcttatgggtcatcacctccGGATCAATCCCGGGCATGTCGGAAGGCTTCTAGGCGAAGCTCGATGCGTGGCCTCGGATCAAGGTCATGACTTCAGTTTTTTGTTCTTTAGTGAGGCtagcattgagactgaagattTTATCTGTCTCCGCTTCTGATAAAGGAAAAGTCTCCAGTTTTTCGACCGGCTCTGTTCTGGTTTCTTTCTCCTCATCTCTGACCTCTAGCACCTCTGGGTCGGGTCTCTTTGCCGCTGAGCTCGGTTCCGCCACTATGGCTAAGTATATTGCTCTCGCCTCCTCCTGGCTTCCTCGGACTACTCCTACTCCTGCCTCAGTTGGGAACTTCAACGCCagatatctgatactggtgaccACCTCGAAGTCAAACAATGTAGGTCTCCCCAAGATGGCGTTGTAGCTCAACGGGAGTTTGACCACTAGAAACACCGCATAGTGGGTGCGAGTTCTTGGTGCTTCGCCTAAGGTGAGAGCCaacttcactttcccttctacgGGTACTGGTATCCCTCCAATCCCCTTGACCGGTGCCTGATCTCGAACTAGCTGTTCCTCGGGGATTCCCATCTGTTGGAAAACCCTGTAGGGTAATAagtttaccttgctcccatcatccactaaaATCTTCTTGACTCGATAGTTGTGAATGATGGCTTCAACGACCAGGGCGtcgtcatggggcatctgaacaccctgggcatcctccggagagaagGTGATGGTTATTGGAGAGTGCTCGACTACCTGCATGACCTCGGCGCTGCCGCTCTCTCCCTCTCGACTCCTCTTTTTTCCCCTATGGCTCATCTGACCTCTTGTTCCCCCaacgatcatgttgatggtcccactggtcCCATCGTTCGCGGGTCCAGTTCCTGTCCTCCTTGGCACTTGTGCTGCCGGATTGGGCTGAGGCCTCAGTCCCTCCGGTTTCCTTACGAAGTTCTTGAGGTGCCCTCTTTTTATCAACCTTTCAATCTCTgtgatcaactggaagcagttattggtgtcgtggccgTGTGTGCGATGGtattgacaatatttgtcaggatctcgctggCTTGCTTTCGTTTTCATAGGCCTAggccattggaggaactccttgtcctggacggccatgagcacttcggctctagagacATTGAGGGGGGTCGGTGTTTCCGGAACCCACGGGGGGAGTGACCTTTGTTCTGAGACCCGAGGaggaggtctttggtcccttcgatTCCAAGGTTGTCGGTAAGGCTCAGGTCTCTTGCCATGCTTTTTCTCATGTTTCTCCAGCTTTCCTTCCTCCGGTGCTTTCCCTTTATCTTTCGCTCCTTTGGCGAACCTGCTTGTcactaaggcatcatcctgccttatgtattttccAGCCCGCTTCAttagctcggccagtgaggtcggaggcttcctgctcaataaaccaaagaactcggctgaggtcgtccccttctgcatggcttctacaacccttccttcgtcgagctcagagatttgcaaggcctccgtattgaaacgggtgACGTACTCCCTGAGTGATTCGTCTCTCCTCTGCCTGATTGTTTCcaggtagctcgtcttcctgTCTGCAGGCACTTCGGCGATAAACCGGCTagtgaagcgagtggccagatctccaaagctgCTGATACTTCCAGCCTcgaggctgttgaaccacgcccgcgctggtcccAAGAGCGTCGTGGGGAATACCTTACACATCAATGCATCTGACAAggtttgcagctccatgaaagtcttgtagttcaagacatgctccctGGGATTCCCAGCCTCGTCGTACACGGCcataggcggcatcataaacttcttggggacAGTCTCCTATTgtacccacttcgagaagggtgaagaggtgggcaagATAGTTTGGTTCTGATCCTTCGTccccagctcagccaagagctgctctctcatcttttgcagcttttggtctacgcTCTCCTCCTCTCTCCTGAGTTTCTTCTCCTGGCAGTACTCCTCTTCCTCTGCTTCGCTTCTTGTCCACTTGGTTGTTTCGGCAGAATAACTGTCGGCTCCATCGTTCTCAATCATCTCTCTCACCCTCCTTCCCTGGACCCtagcctccggttcttcctctccCCCAGCTTTTCTCTCCCTTTCTCCGGTTTCACGGCTAACTGTTTGGGGATGGTTGTGGGTAGGTTGAGGCTCATTAGTCTGGGGCTCTTCTACCATTGGCAATATGTTTgttggggtgctaaggccccgttgttacattatctgccccaaccagtgggcagtGTTTTGTAGTTGAAGGGCCATGGTTTGGAGGTCTTGGTTGGATAAGGTGGCAGTGgaagcattccctgccaagctcggCGAGGAGTTGAAAGGgatgggtgtttggttgtttggtgttgtgggactggaaaaggagaactgctgcccatcttgggcagagctcaggtcatttggggtgttaaggttgttgttttcattgtggtcccattgtggatctcagtgggtgttgtaagagtggaactccggcgacgaaaagatctccttcgttcccacagacggcgccaattgatgatctgagatccagaaaatagggttttacaatgggttctataaaactgaaaaaaatctagacctagaggagagtatttctccttttatatgtttccttttgtccgctagtgacgtgtaacagaacccgtgtcattggaccacctgtccctgctacgttgatacgaatgtacgagggaatcagatttctgccccatgcgtaacggccccctGATTCTTCCTGGACGCACATGCAGGTGGTCCCCTATGACGGATGGGTAGGCCTCCCTCCTGATCCTGAGCTGGGCCGAAAGGTAGAATTAAGACTGAAACTAGAGAGGATCTGTTCGTTGGGCCGACAATGTTGGGTCGGCCCGATTGAAGAGACCAACGGGAGTCCGGTCTCAAGGCTGAGCGGATCGGATCTGGTGCATGTGTGAGGCTTGAGGGCCTCTAGATAATGGGCTGATATTGTGGGCTTGACCCCAGACCGGGGTGGAAAaattcagcggtcatcaattatatatttattataatatactattatattTTAGAGTTTAAACAATGATATATTTTACGgtaattgtaaaattattgttttaatattaTTCAGAAAATAGTTTTACATCAATTTAAAACTATTACTTATAATGCAGAAAATAGATTaggttaaattttataatacagaAAATAGATTAGGTGAGGTGATGATAAATGTCCACAACCACCACTCTGACGTTCAAGTTAATATACTGAAAAATAGAGAGAATATTATAGAAATAGCGTACTTTTGCCTCTGTaattctttctcttttcttttttatattataagaaagtgaagataaatatagtatttcccAATTATCTAGCAGTAACTTATCGACTCTTTGTTGTATTAAAATCACAAATAATACGTTCTCAAACTCACACACATGAGAACATCAAACCACCAAATGAAGCATAAAAGGCTCTTACTTTAGACATATAAAATAGCAATACAACAACAAACAATATATCAGTATAAACAATCAAATTAATATACTGACCAAGAGGCCAAAATTTATGCtagcaaatttttaaatttgaagacAGACAAATTTAGAAGAGGCAAAAtacattaatataaaaaattcaccTCCTGAGAATCCTAAAAACAGATCTATCTCCCAGCTTATTCTCCAGCAATGCCCGTGCGCTCTCTTTCTCTTGCTTCTCCCTTTTCAATCTTTCCTCTCTTAGTTCTTGCAATGTCTTCTTGCCACTCTTCTTACCCTCCTTCTTCCCTCTCATGGACCCATCATCTTCATCCTTCTCCTCATTCACATCATCACTGTGTTTCTCGAGGTACCAGGGCAACTTAACTCCTTTTCCGGCAACCCCATAACCAAACTTATACTTCTCCTCCTCCGCAGTAACAATCCTCACTTCCtctttcttcatcttcttccttcTAGATCCGTCTCTCTCAGCATCCCCTTCTTTCTCCAATCCCTTAATTGGGTCAAAAATCTTTATCCCTTCAAAGAGATTAATGTGGTTGGACTTTGATTCTGATTGAGCAGGCTCTGACTCCGACTCCCGCCCCGTCCTTGGCTCTGCTTCTGATTTATTTACAGGACGCAAACTGCGAGCAGTCCGAAGCCGCTCAAGGCGAAACTCAGCGTCGCGCTTTCTTAACTGTTCACGGTTTAATTGCTCTTGTCTAGCGACGGCTTCTTCATCTCGCCGAACTTTTTCTCTATTCTCATAATTGTATACATTCCACCGCTTCTGAGGAAGGATGTTAAGACCTCCATGACCTCCCATAATTGTTTAATTTGAATTTCCTTCCACCTGCTTAATACAATAGGCTATAGACATATGAATTAACATAATCCACCAAAAGAACAGACACCAAAAATAGGGTGAGGgcctatatataatttttttaaaaaatatact
This window encodes:
- the LOC110602710 gene encoding leukocyte receptor cluster member 1 yields the protein MGGHGGLNILPQKRWNVYNYENREKVRRDEEAVARQEQLNREQLRKRDAEFRLERLRTARSLRPVNKSEAEPRTGRESESEPAQSESKSNHINLFEGIKIFDPIKGLEKEGDAERDGSRRKKMKKEEVRIVTAEEEKYKFGYGVAGKGVKLPWYLEKHSDDVNEEKDEDDGSMRGKKEGKKSGKKTLQELREERLKREKQEKESARALLENKLGDRSVFRILRR